The following coding sequences are from one Desulfosporosinus orientis DSM 765 window:
- a CDS encoding DUF3102 domain-containing protein: MIKFQAERVYLAAAVEIGRRLTEAKALLKHGEWGKWLEESVDFSQSRANKMIRIFKEYGAGQLSSSNSDSNPNLSYSQAVLLLGIPKEERAQFIVDMDVEGMTIQELRQAVSERTQALQEKDQALEVNADLQKTVEDQGDIIAGLTEELDNLKAQLENVKTSKAELDQTARQLKDSLESLQKTSNAKGYERMKTNFINTSLKVRANHIAFLCENLDETIKEVKHKLLQIAPNDKETYIIYKNKVYDLLKMWLKDETWSRQARPGGDAQ, encoded by the coding sequence ATGATCAAATTCCAGGCTGAGAGGGTCTACCTTGCCGCCGCCGTCGAGATCGGAAGGCGGCTGACGGAGGCTAAGGCCTTGCTTAAGCATGGAGAATGGGGCAAGTGGCTGGAGGAGTCGGTGGATTTCTCTCAGAGCAGGGCCAATAAAATGATACGTATCTTCAAAGAGTACGGAGCCGGACAGCTTTCCTCCTCAAATTCGGATTCGAATCCGAATTTAAGCTACAGCCAGGCGGTGCTTCTTTTAGGTATCCCTAAGGAGGAACGGGCGCAGTTCATCGTGGATATGGATGTGGAAGGCATGACCATCCAGGAACTGCGGCAGGCGGTCAGTGAACGAACTCAGGCCTTGCAGGAAAAGGACCAGGCCCTGGAGGTTAACGCGGACCTCCAGAAAACAGTGGAAGACCAAGGGGATATCATCGCCGGGCTGACTGAAGAGCTGGACAACCTGAAGGCCCAATTGGAGAACGTCAAGACGTCCAAAGCGGAACTCGATCAAACGGCCAGGCAGCTGAAGGATTCTCTGGAATCCCTCCAAAAAACCTCAAACGCCAAGGGCTACGAGAGGATGAAAACGAACTTCATTAATACGTCCCTCAAGGTCAGGGCCAACCATATCGCTTTCCTCTGCGAAAACCTGGATGAAACCATTAAGGAAGTGAAGCATAAGCTGCTCCAAATCGCTCCCAATGACAAGGAGACGTATATCATTTATAAGAATAAAGTTTATGATCTGCTGAAAATGTGGCTTAAGGACGAGACGTGGAGCAGGCAAGCTCGCCCCGGCGGAGATGCTCAGTAA
- a CDS encoding helix-turn-helix domain-containing protein produces the protein MQNLNFFRTKQKLSQAELSRRSKVSQTYISELEANKKQPTYPILKKLAAALGVSISELIGEQSPKQREENDGQTGTQ, from the coding sequence ATGCAGAACCTTAACTTTTTTCGAACAAAACAAAAATTGTCTCAGGCTGAGCTTTCCAGACGCTCGAAGGTTTCCCAAACCTATATTTCCGAGCTGGAAGCTAACAAAAAACAGCCCACCTACCCTATTCTCAAGAAACTCGCAGCAGCTCTCGGTGTTAGTATTTCCGAACTTATCGGTGAACAATCCCCCAAACAGCGGGAGGAAAACGATGGACAGACAGGAACTCAGTGA
- a CDS encoding helix-turn-helix domain-containing protein — protein MGIDYGAKFLELRKKNKLSQKDLAGIAEIGQTTISDIESGKKSPNAVTIEKICSALNVTLTEFFAEERPQLEPELRRLVETVRKLSPEQIDRLQKLLESMSKD, from the coding sequence ATGGGAATAGATTATGGCGCTAAATTTTTGGAATTACGAAAGAAGAATAAATTAAGTCAAAAAGATTTGGCCGGTATTGCGGAAATTGGTCAAACTACGATTAGCGATATAGAATCTGGAAAGAAATCACCCAACGCTGTCACCATTGAAAAGATCTGTTCGGCTCTCAATGTCACCCTCACAGAATTTTTCGCTGAAGAACGTCCGCAGTTGGAGCCGGAACTTCGCCGTCTGGTAGAAACGGTAAGAAAACTTTCACCGGAACAAATCGACCGTCTTCAGAAGTTGCTGGAGTCTATGAGTAAGGATTGA
- a CDS encoding DUF3102 domain-containing protein → MEESVDFSQSRANKMIRIFKEYGAGQLSSSIRIRIRI, encoded by the coding sequence CTGGAGGAGTCGGTGGATTTCTCTCAGAGCAGGGCCAATAAAATGATACGTATCTTCAAAGAGTACGGAGCCGGACAGCTTTCCTCCTCAATTCGGATTCGAATCCGAATTTGA
- a CDS encoding phosphatidylinositol-specific phospholipase C domain-containing protein translates to MKVSTNAFVPLHQINSLPWMSYLPDEISLANISIPGTHDSGAQHGFLAIKCQDLKISEQLDAGVRYLDIRCRKINNSFTIHHDCVYQNMNFDDVMGYCQTFFEKHPSETIVMRVKDEYSANDDNCTLDFEQIFRNYVNKYPNMWYLDTTIPSLADVRGKIVLLRNFTLAAGITSYGINYDNIQNEDEYSVWTVDQKWTSTKKGMDNAKANYNKTTLYLTQASGYCGLARKDISDQINPKIKDYCDGIANKGLGIIAVDYVNGEICRQIILTNYGFKFFDKNTKIVPFDCNGDGKKDLFVYIPGKGAGWVVRSNEDGTFTAVYAQGDGIAGYDLLSPDDKVLVFDYDGDGKDDLFLYRPGKGAAWVAKSNGDGTFTAVYAQGHGGNGIAGYDLLSPDDKVLAFDYNGDGKDDLFLYRPGKGAAWVARSNGDGTFTAVYAQGHGGNGIAGYDLLSPDDKVLVFDYNGDGKDDLFLYRPGKGAAWAAKSNGDGTFTAVYAQGHGGNGIAGYDLLSPDDKVLVFDYNGDGKDDLFLYRPGKSAAWVAKSNGDGTFTAVYAQGDQG, encoded by the coding sequence ATGAAAGTTTCTACAAATGCTTTTGTACCACTACATCAGATTAACAGTTTGCCATGGATGTCATATTTACCAGACGAAATAAGCCTTGCAAACATTTCAATTCCTGGTACACACGACTCAGGTGCCCAACATGGCTTTCTTGCTATCAAATGCCAGGATTTAAAAATTTCTGAGCAATTAGATGCAGGAGTAAGATATTTGGACATTAGATGCCGTAAAATAAATAATTCTTTTACTATACATCATGATTGTGTTTACCAAAATATGAATTTTGATGATGTTATGGGTTATTGTCAAACGTTTTTTGAAAAACATCCTTCCGAGACAATTGTTATGAGAGTTAAGGATGAGTATAGTGCTAACGATGATAACTGTACCCTTGATTTTGAACAAATATTTAGGAACTATGTTAATAAATACCCCAATATGTGGTATCTAGATACCACTATACCCAGCTTAGCTGATGTAAGGGGAAAGATTGTCTTACTTAGAAACTTCACTTTAGCAGCGGGTATAACGTCGTATGGAATAAATTATGATAACATTCAAAACGAAGACGAATATTCGGTTTGGACAGTAGACCAAAAATGGACTTCTACTAAAAAAGGAATGGACAACGCAAAAGCAAATTATAATAAAACAACTTTATATTTAACACAAGCAAGTGGTTATTGTGGCCTGGCTAGAAAAGATATCTCAGATCAAATCAACCCAAAAATTAAGGATTACTGTGATGGAATCGCAAATAAAGGATTAGGCATAATTGCTGTGGATTATGTTAATGGGGAAATTTGCAGGCAAATAATCTTAACTAATTATGGTTTTAAATTTTTTGATAAAAATACTAAAATAGTGCCATTTGATTGCAATGGGGATGGAAAAAAAGACTTGTTCGTATATATTCCAGGAAAAGGTGCTGGCTGGGTAGTCAGGTCGAATGAAGATGGAACCTTCACGGCGGTATATGCCCAAGGTGATGGAATTGCAGGATATGATCTTTTGTCTCCTGACGACAAAGTATTAGTATTTGATTACGACGGGGACGGTAAAGACGATTTGTTCCTATACAGACCAGGAAAAGGTGCTGCCTGGGTAGCCAAATCGAATGGAGATGGAACCTTCACGGCGGTATATGCCCAAGGTCATGGTGGAAATGGAATTGCAGGATATGATCTTTTGTCTCCTGACGACAAGGTATTAGCATTTGATTACAACGGGGACGGTAAAGACGATTTGTTCCTATACAGACCAGGAAAAGGTGCTGCCTGGGTAGCCAGGTCGAATGGAGATGGAACCTTCACGGCGGTATATGCCCAAGGTCATGGTGGAAATGGAATTGCAGGATATGATCTTTTGTCTCCTGACGACAAAGTATTAGTATTTGATTACAACGGGGACGGTAAAGACGATTTGTTCCTATACAGACCAGGAAAAGGTGCTGCCTGGGCAGCCAAATCGAACGGAGATGGAACCTTTACGGCGGTATATGCCCAAGGTCATGGTGGAAATGGAATTGCAGGATATGATCTTTTGTCTCCTGACGACAAAGTATTAGTATTTGATTACAACGGGGACGGTAAAGACGATTTGTTCCTATACAGACCAGGAAAAAGTGCTGCCTGGGTAGCCAAATCGAATGGAGATGGAACCTTCACGGCGGTATATGCCCAAGGAGACCAGGGGTAG
- a CDS encoding DUF429 domain-containing protein, protein MHYIGIDLAWTYTNESGICVIADNGEIIYCESKVFSDEMIADIVAEYAHEGAIVGIDAPAGENGQISAMNFFSHNCTVTIPGTCFVIYD, encoded by the coding sequence ATGCATTATATCGGCATCGATTTAGCCTGGACCTATACCAATGAATCGGGAATTTGTGTGATCGCTGACAATGGGGAAATCATCTATTGCGAGTCCAAGGTTTTCAGCGACGAAATGATTGCGGACATCGTTGCTGAGTATGCTCATGAAGGAGCCATCGTGGGAATTGATGCTCCTGCAGGTGAAAACGGACAGATTTCTGCCATGAATTTTTTCTCTCATAATTGCACTGTCACAATACCGGGCACCTGTTTCGTTATTTACGATTAA
- a CDS encoding LuxR C-terminal-related transcriptional regulator, protein MKRKVIPINNYTLQVPLLQAKLQMPRTLTGLVERPRIYSRLDGMLQNGLTLVTAPAGFGKTSAVAQWAGHKGFPVAWLSLDDGDNDPVRFWTYVTAALSGLEEGIGRETAPLLHSSTNPPWEAIISLLIDDLSKLPFDCALILDDYHLINEPLVHETLSFLVRYAPQQMHPIIVGRTEPPLRMSRRRTAGQVAELTVQDLIFAMEEAAAFCSQKNIDLTGEEVEILTQRTGGWVAGMQMAAMSLLKSDNKTATIEGFGGRDRLLAGYFREEVFGGIGPNVQEFLLQTSILDHLSGPLCAAVTGRSDSGTVLAAVAQASGFVTCLDEKDGWYVYHHLFAEFLRGLFQEKYPGQILGMYGKAARWCVDAGLTAKAVDYFLQGEDYHQAAGLVEQLFLEMPGWDETATLFRWLQALPAEKLKESSTLCVAQAWAAVAANQPDEVERWLKQADDVWRELKQNGIGDDNRITIDRAVLGAYLAIKRMNVPESLRWLAQAGQARKKFITYNLINILQPQEPSLLGGVLGAFGHLQEKAQAIESGSFLKVRALIAPAIRAGYALVANAEAFYEWNKLDDATRSLAEGMEEAQKMEETGALVPALFTLSRIHFARGDLAGALTAAMEGEKIVRSLSQPQWLPPLAALKARLHLAAGDVPAVEEWLAGSRLDVYDRLSAARTYEHITLARVLLARGRRDEALLLLERLLVFTEKEERLPGIIEISNLMAFACDAMGRTAQALEILRQNLVLGRENAYLRSFVDEGVPMLALLRRLSHSRPAEESAYVRQLISLLRGSPVISFPGLQAAPATHLDEPLTTKELAVLHLAANGLDNRSIAGELGVGLVTVKFHLTNIFGKLGVTGRREAVERARQSGLIR, encoded by the coding sequence ATGAAACGAAAGGTTATTCCCATAAATAATTATACGCTTCAGGTTCCTTTGCTTCAGGCCAAGCTGCAAATGCCGCGCACCTTGACTGGCCTGGTGGAGCGACCGCGGATCTATTCCCGTTTGGATGGGATGCTGCAAAACGGACTCACCTTGGTAACAGCCCCCGCCGGGTTCGGCAAGACTAGTGCTGTGGCTCAGTGGGCCGGGCACAAGGGTTTCCCCGTGGCCTGGCTGTCTTTAGACGACGGCGATAACGACCCGGTGCGCTTCTGGACCTATGTTACAGCCGCCCTAAGCGGCCTGGAGGAGGGTATTGGCAGAGAGACGGCGCCCCTATTGCATTCCTCAACCAATCCGCCTTGGGAAGCGATCATTTCTTTGCTTATAGACGATCTGTCAAAACTACCCTTTGATTGTGCCCTGATCCTTGACGATTATCACCTTATCAATGAACCTCTTGTTCACGAAACCCTCTCATTCCTGGTGCGCTATGCCCCTCAGCAAATGCATCCGATCATCGTCGGACGCACAGAACCGCCTCTGCGGATGTCTCGCCGGCGGACCGCCGGACAAGTGGCGGAATTGACCGTTCAGGACCTTATCTTTGCTATGGAGGAAGCGGCGGCCTTCTGCAGTCAGAAGAACATCGACCTCACCGGCGAAGAGGTCGAAATATTGACCCAACGTACAGGAGGCTGGGTCGCCGGCATGCAGATGGCGGCTATGTCTTTGCTGAAAAGTGACAATAAAACCGCGACAATCGAAGGATTCGGGGGCAGAGACCGCCTGCTCGCCGGTTACTTCCGAGAAGAGGTGTTTGGGGGGATCGGGCCAAATGTTCAGGAGTTCCTGCTCCAGACATCCATCCTTGACCATCTCTCCGGACCGCTCTGCGCGGCAGTGACCGGCAGGTCGGACAGCGGCACCGTGCTCGCCGCTGTGGCCCAGGCAAGTGGTTTTGTGACCTGCCTGGACGAAAAGGACGGCTGGTATGTTTATCATCACCTCTTTGCCGAATTCTTGCGGGGCCTTTTTCAGGAAAAATATCCGGGGCAGATCCTTGGTATGTATGGAAAAGCCGCCCGTTGGTGTGTTGATGCCGGGCTGACTGCTAAAGCCGTCGATTACTTCTTGCAAGGGGAGGATTACCATCAGGCGGCCGGCTTGGTGGAGCAACTGTTTCTGGAAATGCCGGGCTGGGATGAAACAGCCACCCTGTTCCGTTGGCTGCAGGCCCTGCCAGCCGAAAAACTGAAGGAAAGCTCAACCCTGTGTGTGGCTCAGGCCTGGGCTGCCGTTGCGGCCAACCAGCCTGACGAAGTGGAGCGGTGGCTGAAACAGGCGGATGATGTCTGGCGGGAGCTAAAGCAAAATGGTATTGGCGATGATAACAGGATAACCATCGACCGGGCTGTTCTGGGAGCCTACCTGGCGATCAAACGAATGAATGTGCCGGAAAGCCTGCGCTGGTTGGCCCAGGCCGGTCAGGCCAGGAAGAAGTTTATTACATATAACTTGATCAATATATTGCAGCCCCAGGAACCCAGCCTGCTGGGAGGAGTGCTGGGAGCCTTCGGCCACCTGCAAGAGAAGGCGCAGGCCATAGAGAGCGGGTCCTTCCTCAAAGTCAGAGCCCTGATCGCCCCAGCCATCCGCGCGGGTTACGCTCTGGTAGCTAACGCCGAGGCCTTTTACGAATGGAACAAGCTGGATGATGCAACCCGGAGCCTGGCGGAAGGGATGGAAGAGGCTCAAAAGATGGAAGAGACCGGAGCTTTGGTGCCGGCCCTGTTCACCCTCTCCAGGATCCACTTCGCCCGCGGCGACCTGGCGGGCGCCCTGACTGCAGCCATGGAGGGGGAAAAGATTGTTCGGAGCTTGAGCCAGCCGCAGTGGCTGCCCCCCCTGGCCGCCCTTAAGGCGCGCCTCCACCTGGCGGCGGGTGATGTACCGGCAGTTGAGGAATGGCTGGCCGGAAGTCGTCTGGACGTATACGACCGCCTCAGTGCCGCCCGGACCTACGAACACATAACCCTGGCCAGAGTTTTGCTGGCCCGGGGACGGCGGGATGAGGCACTGCTGCTTTTGGAGCGCTTGCTGGTCTTTACCGAAAAGGAGGAGCGCTTGCCCGGGATCATCGAAATATCCAACCTGATGGCCTTCGCCTGTGATGCTATGGGTCGGACTGCCCAAGCCTTGGAAATCCTCCGACAGAACCTCGTTCTTGGTCGGGAGAATGCTTACCTGCGCAGCTTCGTTGACGAAGGAGTGCCGATGCTGGCTCTCTTGCGGCGTCTGAGCCACAGCCGTCCAGCGGAGGAGTCGGCTTATGTCCGGCAGTTAATCTCCCTCTTACGCGGGAGCCCGGTGATCAGCTTCCCTGGGCTGCAGGCGGCACCTGCGACTCACTTGGATGAACCCCTCACAACCAAGGAACTGGCCGTGCTGCACCTGGCGGCCAATGGCCTGGACAACCGTTCAATCGCCGGGGAACTCGGCGTCGGGCTGGTGACGGTCAAATTCCACCTGACCAATATCTTTGGCAAGCTGGGAGTCACCGGGCGCCGGGAGGCGGTGGAGCGGGCGCGCCAGTCGGGCCTGATCCGGTAA
- a CDS encoding GNAT family N-acetyltransferase → MKASFENSPVNQIIIAKDNGIPIGYVFSTTENFPNKVGCLNHLFFKESYRGMGIGSKLLKWLEERVRSRTACLLKFGFESEFLVLKPHFQQIINFILINDIRLLVIGSDLEQFMLHFLNGFIQAFTKEGDMVGPDLEGRINEVRFHPLVALGV, encoded by the coding sequence TTGAAAGCAAGTTTTGAAAACTCTCCGGTTAATCAGATTATTATTGCCAAAGATAACGGTATTCCTATTGGTTATGTTTTTTCTACCACAGAAAATTTCCCCAACAAGGTGGGGTGCTTAAATCATCTGTTTTTTAAGGAAAGTTACCGAGGGATGGGAATTGGTTCAAAATTACTGAAGTGGCTGGAAGAGAGAGTACGGAGCCGGACAGCTTGTCTCCTCAAATTCGGATTTGAATCCGAATTTCTCGTCCTTAAGCCACATTTTCAGCAGATCATAAACTTTATTCTTATAAATGATATACGTCTCCTTGTCATTGGGAGCGATTTGGAGCAGTTTATGCTTCACTTCCTTAATGGTTTCATCCAGGCTTTCACAAAGGAAGGCGATATGGTTGGCCCTGACCTTGAGGGACGTATTAATGAAGTTCGTTTTCATCCTCTCGTAGCTCTTGGCGTTTGA
- a CDS encoding multicopper oxidase family protein, which translates to MPNPLDPTTIKKFENQLVVPPVFEPTVVKDPKTGKVKSHNYSVTISEFTQQLLPAEFPATTVYGYEGKVRDPETGEIIPDFRSTPGPTFDAIRHIPINVQWINNLTEPHPLAVDPTIHWANPNNMPMPMLPFPPFPPGFPLAQSPVPIVTHLHGGETEPSSDGYPEAWFTAGEAITGPDFIKSRYHYVNAQEPTTLWYHDHTLGLTRLNVYMGLAGFYILRDPHNPLEGKNSKLPHGKYEIPLVIQDRSFFDDGSLLFPNNGVNPDIHPYWRPAFIGNTIMVNGKVWPNLDVEPRQYRFRILNGSNTRFYNLAFSNQMPFKQIGTDGGYLPKPIQLVSLLIAPAERADILVDFSQLTPGTKLILTNTANAPFPNGNAPDTETTGQVMQFTVLNKPAVVPPPLPKVLNIIPPLKCPVKIRTLTLMVVGNPTKPLELMLDGQTWMAPVSELPLVGATEDWQLVNLSRGAHPIHLHLIQFQLISRQDFLVAQYTNDWLALNGEPPLDHPTKVLPVKPYLLDGPIKPPAHESGWKDTIQAYPGQVTTIRVRFAPQDVKFSVPGINRFPFNPAAKPGYVWHCHLIDHEDNDMMRPYKVRNPFSYPTKRLSNKSFTS; encoded by the coding sequence ATGCCTAATCCGCTTGATCCAACAACTATTAAGAAATTCGAAAACCAACTGGTTGTCCCGCCTGTATTTGAGCCAACAGTGGTTAAAGATCCCAAGACCGGCAAAGTTAAAAGCCATAATTACTCGGTGACAATCAGTGAATTCACCCAACAATTATTACCTGCGGAATTCCCCGCAACAACTGTTTATGGGTATGAAGGCAAAGTCAGGGACCCGGAAACCGGTGAGATTATTCCGGATTTCCGTTCCACACCCGGTCCTACTTTCGATGCAATTAGACACATTCCGATCAATGTGCAATGGATTAACAACCTGACTGAACCACATCCGTTAGCGGTCGATCCAACTATTCACTGGGCTAATCCAAATAATATGCCAATGCCGATGCTCCCTTTTCCGCCGTTTCCACCGGGATTTCCTTTAGCCCAAAGTCCAGTGCCGATTGTTACCCACCTGCACGGCGGGGAGACTGAACCGTCTTCCGACGGCTACCCGGAAGCCTGGTTCACAGCCGGGGAAGCTATCACTGGGCCTGATTTTATTAAATCCCGCTATCACTATGTTAATGCGCAGGAACCGACTACCCTTTGGTATCACGATCATACCCTGGGCCTCACCCGCCTTAACGTCTATATGGGTTTAGCTGGGTTCTATATATTACGCGATCCCCACAATCCCCTGGAGGGAAAAAACTCCAAGCTGCCCCACGGCAAATATGAGATCCCCCTTGTTATCCAGGACCGGTCTTTCTTTGACGACGGCTCCTTGTTATTTCCTAATAATGGTGTAAATCCGGATATTCATCCCTACTGGAGACCGGCCTTTATAGGCAACACCATAATGGTCAATGGCAAGGTATGGCCTAATCTGGATGTTGAACCCAGGCAGTATCGTTTTCGGATTTTGAACGGCTCCAATACCCGCTTCTATAATCTGGCCTTTTCCAACCAAATGCCCTTTAAACAAATCGGAACAGACGGCGGCTATCTGCCAAAGCCGATTCAGCTCGTTTCCCTGCTCATTGCTCCGGCCGAACGGGCAGATATCCTGGTGGATTTTTCCCAGCTGACACCGGGAACTAAATTAATTCTGACCAATACGGCCAATGCACCTTTCCCAAACGGAAATGCTCCTGATACCGAGACAACAGGGCAGGTTATGCAGTTTACAGTGCTTAATAAACCCGCTGTCGTTCCGCCGCCATTGCCTAAAGTCTTAAACATTATCCCCCCGCTGAAGTGCCCCGTTAAAATACGCACCTTAACCCTTATGGTGGTTGGTAACCCCACCAAACCATTGGAACTTATGCTGGACGGTCAGACATGGATGGCGCCGGTCTCCGAACTGCCGCTGGTAGGAGCGACGGAGGACTGGCAGCTCGTGAACCTGTCTAGAGGCGCTCATCCCATCCATCTCCACTTGATTCAATTTCAGTTGATCAGCCGGCAGGACTTCCTGGTTGCCCAGTATACTAATGATTGGTTAGCACTCAACGGTGAACCCCCCCTTGACCATCCGACAAAAGTGTTGCCTGTAAAACCTTACCTGCTGGATGGGCCAATAAAACCACCGGCTCATGAAAGTGGCTGGAAAGATACAATTCAAGCCTATCCGGGCCAAGTAACGACGATACGAGTGCGCTTTGCTCCCCAAGATGTGAAGTTTTCCGTCCCAGGTATTAATAGATTTCCATTTAACCCAGCTGCAAAGCCAGGGTATGTCTGGCACTGCCACCTCATTGATCATGAAGACAATGACATGATGCGTCCCTACAAAGTGAGAAATCCGTTTAGTTATCCTACGAAGCGGCTGTCTAACAAATCTTTTACTTCCTGA
- a CDS encoding nucleoside triphosphate pyrophosphohydrolase, protein MRRQCLRAPAKYSLCAYAAYWLARHKGKVIGDDRDGFITIPVIDEKDVRDGRSEKIKVYNKLIRDKIPQIIEDSGKKAMIEKVSGPEYLDLLNAKLGEELQEYLDSQKVEELADLVEVVYAILDYKGVSREEFDIPESRKL, encoded by the coding sequence GTGCGAAGACAGTGTCTTCGGGCGCCAGCCAAGTATTCTTTATGTGCTTACGCTGCTTATTGGCTCGCCAGGCATAAGGGAAAGGTGATCGGCGATGACCGGGATGGCTTCATTACCATTCCTGTAATAGATGAGAAGGATGTCCGTGACGGCAGATCAGAGAAGATAAAAGTCTATAATAAACTGATTCGCGACAAGATACCCCAGATTATCGAAGACAGCGGCAAGAAAGCCATGATCGAAAAGGTTTCAGGCCCAGAGTACCTGGATTTATTAAACGCCAAGTTAGGGGAAGAGCTTCAGGAGTACCTGGACAGCCAAAAGGTTGAAGAACTGGCGGATTTAGTGGAAGTGGTCTACGCCATCCTGGATTATAAAGGGGTTTCTCGGGAGGAGTTTGACATACCAGAAAGCAGAAAGTTATAA
- a CDS encoding HIT family protein — translation MALAFFDKFPVNEGHVLIIPKRHVASFFDLTEEGVLGTWRLVQEVKDLLDSRFVG, via the coding sequence CTGGCCCTGGCCTTTTTTGATAAATTCCCGGTCAATGAAGGACATGTTCTGATTATTCCCAAGAGGCATGTCGCAAGCTTCTTTGACCTAACCGAAGAAGGAGTTCTGGGCACCTGGAGATTAGTTCAGGAAGTAAAAGATTTGTTAGACAGCCGCTTCGTAGGATAA